ACCGAAACCGTAACCTCTTGCAAATTCTTCGTTTTGTTCAAAATTAACTTCTCTCATTTCTCCCTCCTTAATATCGTTTAAAATTTCTTCAATATCTTTTTTATCTGTTTCATAATATGCAATGCCTTCTGCCTGAAGGTTTCTTGCCATACCTTCACCGAATTCGTCTGCTACTAAAACATCCACTCCTGCTTCAGCAAGAAGCGGTGGAATTATTCTTCCTGTACCAAGACCTCTGTTACCTTCCGGAAGATCTTTTAGGTTTATATGTTCTTCTTGAATTTTTTCCATTACAGGATTAGTGATGTAAAATCTTTCGTTTGTATCGGTATCAACCACTAAAAAACCTTTTGCAAGACCTATATGTGGTGATAATGTTTTTTTGTTGTTTGTTGGAAATGCTATTCTCATTTTACCCTCCTTAAAAGTTTTTATATTAATTCTAATGATTTTCCGTTAATGATTGCATCGGCTATTTTAGCCCTTGCGTTGTTAAGTATTCTTCCGAATGTCGGACGTGATACTTCCATTTTATTAGCTGCATCTTCCTGATACAGCCCTTCGAGATCTGCAAGTCTGATAGC
This genomic interval from Nautilia profundicola AmH contains the following:
- a CDS encoding DUF134 domain-containing protein; this translates as MPRRIRRRIRGNFNNICFKPCGVPAHSLDVITLTKDELEAIRLADLEGLYQEDAANKMEVSRPTFGRILNNARAKIADAIINGKSLELI
- a CDS encoding NifB/NifX family molybdenum-iron cluster-binding protein; amino-acid sequence: MRIAFPTNNKKTLSPHIGLAKGFLVVDTDTNERFYITNPVMEKIQEEHINLKDLPEGNRGLGTGRIIPPLLAEAGVDVLVADEFGEGMARNLQAEGIAYYETDKKDIEEILNDIKEGEMREVNFEQNEEFARGYGFGRGYGFGRGRGYGYGFGRGLGFGRGMGRGFGRGRGAGFGRGRGYGFGRGFGFRGGWED